From the Deltaproteobacteria bacterium genome, the window GTAGCACGACGACCGCGTTCGAGGGCGAGTTCGCAGCAGCCCGGCCGTTGGCGGAGGCGCGCTCGTTCATGACAGGATTCTCGCACATGCAAATCTCCGTCGCGTTTCCGCCGGGCCGGGATCTGGTCGACTACGCGCTGCTCGCGGAGTCGCTCGGCTACACGCGGGTCTGGGTCTGCGATTCGCCCGCGCTCTACGAGGACGTCTGGATCGCGCTCGGCGCGATCGCGGAGAACACGGACGAGATCGGCTTCGGACCCGCGGTGCTGGTGCCGAGCCTGCGGCACGTTCTGGTGACGGCCTCCGCGATCGCGACGCTCGAGGCGCAGGCGCCGGGCCGGCTCGCGGTGGCGATCGGAACCGGATTCACCGGGCGCCGGGCGCTCGGAAAGAAGCCGCTCTCGTTCGCCGTGCTCGAACGCTACGTCCGCGAGCTCCGCGGGCTGCTCGCCGGCGAGACGGTGCGGGTCGACGGCGCGAAGGTCGCGCTCCTGCAGCCGGACGGCTTCGGAGCGCCGCGGCCGATCCCCACGCCGATCCTGATCGCGGCCAACGGGCCGAAGGGCCTCGCGGTCGCGCGCGAGCTCGGCGACGGGGTGATGTGCGTGGGCCGGCCACAGCCGGGCTTCGCGTGGTGCGCCGCGCTCGCAGTCGGCACCGTGCTCGAGGAGGACGAGACGTTCGCCTCGCCGCGCGTCTTCGACGCGCTCGCTCCCGCGATCGCCATGATCTACCACGCGGCCTGGGAGGCGTCACCAGAGAGTGTAGATGCGCTTCCCGGCGGGGCCGCCTGGCGCGCCGAGATCGAGGCGCTGCCCGCGGACGAGCGCCACCTCGCCGTCCACGCCGGGCACGGGGTCGCGGTCTCCGAGCTCGACCTACGGCACGTCTCGAGCCAGCTCGGCGCGCTCACCTTCTCGGGCACGCAGGCGCAGCTCCGCGAGCGGCTGGCGCGCCTCGCCGACGAGGGGCTGACTGAAATCGTCTACCAGCCGCTCGGCTCGGACATCCCGAGCGAGCTCGACGCGTTCGCCAGGATGGCGAGGCCGTGAGGCGCGCGATCGCGGTCGCGCTGCTCGGCGCCGCGTTCGCGAGTCCGCCGGCCGCAGCCTCCGAGCTCGCGCTCGGGAGCTCGGAGCAGAGCGCGCCCTGCGCGCACCGAGAGAGCCTGCGGCGTCCGCTCTTCGGCGACCTGCACGTCCACACCGCGCTCTCGCTCGACGCCGGCACGCAGGGCACGCGAAATCGACCCGCCGACGCCTATCGCTTCGCGCGCGGCGAGCGCATCGGCGTCCAGCCGTACGACGCGCAGGGCAGACCCATGCGCGAGATGCAGCTCGAGCGTCCCCTCGACTTCGCGGCCGTGACCGATCACGCCGAGATGCTCGGCGAGGCCCACATCTGCGGCACCCCGGGGATCGATGGCTACGATTCGTGGATCTGCCG encodes:
- a CDS encoding LLM class flavin-dependent oxidoreductase; translation: MQISVAFPPGRDLVDYALLAESLGYTRVWVCDSPALYEDVWIALGAIAENTDEIGFGPAVLVPSLRHVLVTASAIATLEAQAPGRLAVAIGTGFTGRRALGKKPLSFAVLERYVRELRGLLAGETVRVDGAKVALLQPDGFGAPRPIPTPILIAANGPKGLAVARELGDGVMCVGRPQPGFAWCAALAVGTVLEEDETFASPRVFDALAPAIAMIYHAAWEASPESVDALPGGAAWRAEIEALPADERHLAVHAGHGVAVSELDLRHVSSQLGALTFSGTQAQLRERLARLADEGLTEIVYQPLGSDIPSELDAFARMARP